A single genomic interval of Shewanella psychropiezotolerans harbors:
- the cysZ gene encoding sulfate transporter CysZ, whose protein sequence is MNPKTNQATTKSGVNYFLDGFSLIKTKGLRRFVFIPLMINLVIFASVIYFAIGQLESAFAWVSGQLPEYLSWLNFILWPLAVITLLVVLSFLFSSVMNWIAAPFNGLLAEKVEQHLTGKDLNTGTTVDLIKDLPRILGREWIKLKYYLPRAIICLILFWVPFVGQTFAPIIWFLFSAWMMAIQYCDYPFDNHKVPFPDMKFALNQTKGTSFSFGAAVTLFSMIPIVNFIVMPVAICGATAMWVDKYREAYKHPEIAPE, encoded by the coding sequence ATGAACCCCAAAACAAACCAAGCAACGACGAAGAGCGGAGTGAACTATTTCCTCGATGGATTTAGTCTGATCAAGACTAAAGGGCTGAGACGCTTTGTGTTTATCCCCTTGATGATTAACCTGGTCATCTTTGCCAGCGTCATCTATTTTGCCATAGGTCAGTTAGAAAGTGCTTTCGCCTGGGTATCGGGTCAACTCCCTGAGTACCTTAGTTGGCTCAATTTTATCCTCTGGCCTCTGGCCGTGATCACCCTACTGGTGGTGCTGTCTTTTCTGTTTAGCTCTGTGATGAACTGGATTGCCGCGCCTTTTAATGGCTTACTCGCCGAAAAGGTCGAGCAACACCTGACAGGTAAAGATCTCAATACCGGTACCACGGTAGACTTAATTAAAGATCTGCCACGTATCTTGGGCCGGGAATGGATAAAGCTTAAATATTACCTGCCCAGGGCCATCATCTGCCTAATCTTGTTCTGGGTACCTTTTGTCGGTCAAACTTTTGCCCCCATCATCTGGTTCCTGTTTAGTGCCTGGATGATGGCGATACAATACTGTGATTATCCCTTCGATAACCACAAGGTACCCTTCCCTGACATGAAATTTGCCCTCAATCAGACCAAGGGAACGAGTTTCAGTTTCGGCGCGGCCGTCACCCTATTTTCGATGATCCCCATCGTTAACTTTATCGTGATGCCAGTGGCTATTTGTGGCGCGACAGCCATGTGGGTCGATAAATATCGTGAAGCCTATAAACACCCAGAAATTGCGCCAGAGTAA
- a CDS encoding alpha/beta hydrolase fold domain-containing protein, giving the protein MGLRVISVDYTLAPHAKYDTITDQVISVIQGLTKQGYKMSDIAIYGDSAGGGLAAGLGMDLPAAVVLWSPWSDITDTGDSYHTLKDADPLYLYDLLLRPSAEAYAAKKDQKHPYVSPVYGDYSKPFPPTLIQAGTKELFLSDAPIFHYAYKQALNEMFQQQRYRDIEMQ; this is encoded by the coding sequence ATGGGTCTTCGTGTGATATCTGTAGATTATACTCTGGCACCTCATGCCAAATATGACACCATAACAGATCAGGTTATCTCTGTTATCCAAGGGTTAACCAAGCAAGGTTACAAGATGTCTGATATCGCCATCTATGGGGACTCCGCGGGTGGGGGCTTAGCCGCAGGTTTAGGCATGGACCTCCCCGCAGCAGTTGTGCTTTGGTCTCCCTGGTCAGACATTACAGATACCGGCGACAGCTACCACACGCTAAAAGATGCCGATCCTCTTTATCTGTACGACTTACTGCTAAGACCATCGGCAGAAGCCTACGCTGCAAAGAAAGATCAAAAGCATCCTTATGTATCTCCGGTATATGGTGACTACAGCAAACCTTTTCCACCGACCTTAATTCAAGCTGGTACCAAGGAACTCTTTTTAAGTGACGCACCAATATTTCATTACGCTTATAAACAGGCACTAAACGAGATGTTTCAGCAACAGAGATATAGAGATATAGAGATGCAGTAG
- a CDS encoding putative hemolysin, translating to MKNMHPGLFSKVSFEKVVNGVFLSVGLLTIILALAACCLHEEAVMANMSNPASDYCITQGGELEIVTGPDGQQGICTLPSGEVIEEWALYHRDHQDK from the coding sequence ATGAAAAATATGCACCCTGGTTTGTTTAGCAAAGTCTCATTTGAGAAGGTGGTTAACGGCGTCTTTCTCAGTGTTGGCCTGCTTACTATTATCTTAGCCCTCGCGGCATGTTGCCTTCATGAAGAGGCCGTTATGGCAAACATGAGTAACCCAGCTTCCGACTACTGTATCACACAGGGTGGAGAGCTGGAGATAGTCACCGGTCCCGATGGACAACAAGGTATTTGCACGCTTCCCTCGGGTGAAGTCATTGAAGAGTGGGCCCTCTACCATAGAGATCATCAAGACAAATAA
- a CDS encoding SDR family NAD(P)-dependent oxidoreductase: protein MKNIAIWGAASGLGAAMVDYYHQKGINVIAIARNPDKNTKIAEYQLTAISCDATNSNQVENAVSQLPRDVINISTMGSFRADIPVDYIGHRNLINALEKYSHSRFLLVTSLGCGDSWKYLSERAKQGFGSAVREKSLAEAWLKSSSLNFTILRPGGLLDGAMTNNGELSQEVEVHGVITRAEVARLTHKLLESSSVGEIYQCVDPTATD from the coding sequence ATGAAAAATATCGCGATATGGGGAGCAGCTAGTGGGCTTGGTGCTGCAATGGTTGATTACTATCATCAAAAAGGTATTAACGTAATCGCTATTGCAAGAAACCCTGATAAGAATACTAAGATCGCAGAATACCAGTTGACGGCTATTTCATGTGATGCAACAAACAGCAATCAAGTTGAAAATGCTGTCAGTCAACTACCTAGAGATGTGATAAATATTTCTACAATGGGAAGCTTTCGCGCTGATATTCCTGTTGATTATATTGGGCACCGTAATCTTATTAATGCATTAGAAAAGTACTCCCACTCTCGTTTTCTCTTAGTTACATCACTGGGTTGTGGCGACTCATGGAAATACTTATCTGAGCGTGCAAAACAAGGTTTTGGTAGTGCTGTACGGGAAAAATCACTTGCTGAGGCGTGGCTCAAAAGTAGTAGCTTAAATTTTACTATTTTACGTCCCGGCGGTTTACTAGATGGCGCAATGACAAATAACGGAGAATTGTCACAAGAAGTGGAAGTTCATGGCGTGATAACACGAGCTGAAGTTGCAAGATTAACGCATAAATTATTAGAATCGTCATCTGTTGGTGAGATTTACCAGTGTGTTGATCCTACTGCAACCGACTAA
- a CDS encoding outer membrane beta-barrel protein, translating to MKKVLLACAVTSMLALSASASASASASEFTLNPMLGASNNKAFGTNLALGLEAGYQNFIFGYTYTGDKNESNWSAASDDIHVIPFDINGVIQADAYTNESYKAHTLYVGYQFAVGAGHLAVKAGAEFSKYKMGAGADFTEMAPGGISHDTGLHLNASSSTVVSPMIGVGYYMDNGLNFNLHYTIQSGDRDMDYSARAYMDGKSTSGSLGRVKNEIDNKDFSTVMFTVGYRF from the coding sequence ATGAAAAAAGTATTATTAGCGTGCGCCGTAACTTCAATGCTTGCCCTATCCGCTTCGGCAAGTGCGAGTGCGAGTGCGAGTGAATTTACACTCAACCCTATGCTTGGTGCATCCAACAATAAAGCATTCGGTACTAACTTAGCTTTGGGCCTGGAAGCCGGCTACCAGAATTTCATCTTTGGTTATACCTATACAGGCGATAAAAATGAGTCAAACTGGTCGGCTGCTAGTGATGATATACATGTAATTCCTTTTGATATTAATGGAGTTATTCAAGCTGATGCTTATACAAATGAAAGCTATAAAGCTCACACTCTATATGTGGGCTATCAGTTTGCCGTGGGTGCGGGTCACCTAGCGGTTAAGGCGGGTGCCGAGTTCTCAAAATATAAGATGGGTGCTGGTGCTGATTTCACTGAAATGGCTCCAGGAGGCATTAGTCATGACACTGGACTCCATTTGAATGCTAGCAGCAGTACAGTCGTTAGCCCAATGATTGGTGTAGGTTACTACATGGATAACGGCCTGAACTTCAACTTGCACTACACCATTCAAAGTGGTGATAGAGACATGGATTACTCTGCTCGTGCCTATATGGATGGCAAGTCTACAAGCGGCTCTTTAGGTCGTGTTAAAAACGAAATTGATAACAAAGACTTCAGCACTGTGATGTTTACTGTCGGTTACCGTTTCTAA
- a CDS encoding chromosome segregation protein SMC, which yields MRLKQIKLAGFKSFVDSTKIPFLNPLSAIIGPNGCGKSNIIDAVRWVLGESSAKHLRGDSMADVIFNGSTARRPVSVASVELNFENLDGRLTGEYSSYQEIVVKRQVSRDGDSSYFLNGQKCRRKDITDLFMGTGLGPRSYAIIEQGTISRLIESKPQELRVFIEEAAGISRYKERRRETENRIRHTRENLERLGDIRTELGRQLDKLAEQATAAKQYRELKQSERQLDSELFVSRYLELTDQTERLTLDVNRLELAKAEVEAEKERTELELTRLNVQLVELDGEEQKRVESFYLSGTQIAKLEQDLKHRQQQDSHVEQRIAGIVHKLKQHQDKLSADEISQQTLRIDLALKQPQLELAHLSLTRVTSNLSEHELKAGESRAKLSEHKEKVSSYRLAHEVSRGKLSHQGVMLEQTRTQLTKIEQEATGLLEQEAAKIEQDNISRLTQWHSDAMEQGEFNDEHDDKLSELLQAQINLKAKQEALGQSLAEERGRLALVTKLLPDDVSQEGTKALWQLIDVQPGWEKAVELIFDGLLKIPAGVDKGEFGFEGLVHQEWHGLSSNANLSPWLSQVQWADSLEQAKEWVGGISEHERIVTADGYLLGRGFVIKKGTDSGSLVQLKCEQEALEVSIDDSESLLNDLNRQGHDLDAHIKPLKIELSSGIETLQKLNVSIASLSVQIEADKQRNQERNRRREHLDSELARLKALLNELQEGELSIQARLNEAQSSLEQGEQAQTRLVQGLEERVDSVSVCKDKYKQLQQEDRELSQICQTLTTKLALNEQSIEQQGVRIEELTLAKSALEHQLIEQNVASEDGRLSTLKEQLGQALAQQQTKQVELASLRSQQTQLQESSDSAGIKKKQQLGKTENLTQSISTLKLRREGLKGQADSQLMQLKEQNIELEQVKSSLDLNKSAQTRQRELERIRAQIIHLGAINLAAIEEYEQQSERKNYLDSQDADLTSALTSLEEAIRKIDKETKSRFKDTFDKVNKDLGLLFPKVFGGGSAELALTHDDLLETGVTIMARPPGKKNSTIHLLSGGEKALTALSLVFAIFRLNPAPFCMLDEVDAPLDDANVDRFCRLVKEMSQSVQFIFISHNKITMELADQLIGVTMHEPGVSRIVAVDIDEAVALADAG from the coding sequence ATGAGACTCAAACAGATAAAACTTGCTGGATTTAAGTCGTTTGTCGATTCAACTAAGATCCCCTTTCTTAACCCCTTAAGCGCCATCATAGGCCCAAATGGTTGTGGTAAATCTAATATCATAGATGCCGTACGTTGGGTGTTGGGCGAAAGCTCGGCTAAACATCTGCGTGGCGACTCCATGGCCGATGTTATCTTCAATGGCTCGACGGCTCGCCGTCCAGTTTCTGTGGCCAGTGTCGAGCTGAACTTCGAGAACTTAGATGGCAGGTTAACGGGCGAATATTCCAGTTATCAGGAAATTGTGGTTAAACGTCAGGTCAGCCGTGACGGAGACTCAAGCTACTTTTTAAATGGTCAGAAGTGTCGTCGTAAAGACATTACCGATCTATTTATGGGCACAGGTCTTGGCCCGAGAAGCTATGCGATTATCGAGCAGGGGACTATTTCAAGGTTAATCGAGTCTAAGCCCCAAGAGCTGAGAGTGTTTATCGAAGAAGCGGCGGGGATATCTCGTTATAAAGAGCGTCGCCGTGAAACCGAAAATCGCATCCGCCATACCAGAGAGAACTTAGAGCGTCTCGGTGATATCCGAACAGAGTTGGGTCGACAGTTAGACAAATTAGCTGAGCAAGCCACGGCGGCGAAGCAATATCGTGAGCTGAAACAATCTGAGCGCCAGTTAGACTCAGAGTTGTTTGTTAGTCGCTACTTAGAGTTAACCGATCAAACTGAGAGACTGACCCTGGACGTAAATCGTCTCGAGTTAGCCAAGGCGGAAGTTGAGGCCGAGAAGGAGCGCACAGAGCTTGAGCTGACTCGGCTCAATGTGCAACTGGTAGAACTCGATGGTGAAGAGCAAAAGCGCGTCGAGTCTTTTTATCTCTCTGGTACTCAGATAGCTAAACTTGAGCAAGATCTTAAGCACCGTCAGCAGCAAGACTCACATGTCGAGCAACGTATTGCGGGTATCGTGCATAAACTCAAGCAACATCAAGATAAATTATCTGCTGATGAAATCTCTCAGCAGACATTGAGGATCGATTTGGCCCTCAAGCAGCCGCAACTTGAACTGGCACACTTATCCTTGACACGGGTCACCAGTAACTTGAGTGAGCATGAGCTTAAGGCCGGAGAATCAAGAGCCAAGTTATCCGAACACAAAGAAAAAGTATCCTCGTATCGTCTGGCCCATGAAGTCTCAAGGGGCAAATTGTCACATCAAGGCGTTATGTTGGAGCAGACAAGGACTCAGCTTACTAAGATAGAGCAAGAAGCTACCGGGCTCCTCGAACAAGAAGCGGCTAAGATTGAGCAAGATAATATTTCTCGGCTGACTCAATGGCACAGCGATGCCATGGAGCAAGGCGAGTTCAATGATGAACATGACGACAAGCTAAGCGAACTTCTACAAGCCCAAATTAACCTCAAGGCTAAGCAGGAAGCCCTGGGTCAATCTCTCGCCGAAGAGCGGGGGCGTTTGGCCTTAGTCACTAAGTTATTGCCCGATGATGTGAGTCAAGAAGGGACTAAAGCCCTATGGCAACTTATCGATGTACAGCCAGGTTGGGAGAAAGCAGTAGAGCTGATATTTGACGGTTTACTGAAAATTCCAGCGGGTGTGGACAAAGGGGAATTTGGCTTTGAAGGCCTAGTACACCAAGAGTGGCACGGGCTGAGCAGTAATGCGAATCTCTCACCTTGGTTGAGTCAGGTTCAATGGGCCGATAGCCTGGAGCAGGCTAAAGAGTGGGTTGGCGGGATAAGTGAGCACGAACGCATAGTGACCGCGGATGGCTATCTGTTAGGCAGAGGCTTCGTGATCAAGAAAGGCACTGATTCAGGTTCTCTGGTCCAACTTAAGTGTGAGCAAGAAGCGTTAGAAGTCAGCATTGATGATAGCGAGTCCTTACTTAATGATCTTAATCGTCAGGGCCATGACTTAGATGCCCATATCAAGCCGCTAAAAATAGAGCTGTCATCGGGTATTGAGACTCTACAGAAGCTCAATGTATCCATTGCTAGCTTGAGCGTGCAGATAGAAGCGGATAAACAACGAAATCAAGAGCGAAACCGTCGCCGTGAACATCTTGACTCTGAACTCGCTCGCCTAAAAGCCCTGCTTAACGAGCTGCAAGAGGGTGAGTTGAGTATTCAGGCTCGTCTGAATGAGGCGCAATCTAGCTTGGAGCAAGGTGAGCAAGCGCAAACTCGCTTAGTTCAAGGCCTTGAGGAACGAGTGGACTCGGTGAGTGTTTGTAAAGATAAATACAAGCAGCTGCAACAAGAGGATCGTGAGTTGAGCCAAATATGTCAGACATTAACGACTAAGCTGGCGCTCAACGAGCAGTCTATCGAGCAGCAAGGTGTTCGCATCGAGGAGCTGACCTTAGCTAAGTCCGCGCTTGAACATCAGTTGATTGAACAAAATGTGGCCAGTGAAGATGGCCGCCTGAGCACTTTAAAAGAGCAGTTAGGTCAGGCTCTGGCACAGCAACAAACTAAGCAAGTCGAATTAGCTTCACTTCGTTCGCAGCAGACTCAACTGCAAGAATCGAGTGATAGTGCAGGAATAAAGAAAAAACAACAGCTTGGCAAGACAGAAAACTTGACTCAGTCTATCAGCACGTTAAAGTTACGTCGCGAAGGCTTGAAAGGTCAGGCTGATAGCCAACTGATGCAGCTAAAAGAGCAAAATATTGAGTTGGAACAAGTTAAATCTTCGCTGGATCTGAATAAAAGTGCTCAGACTCGTCAACGAGAGTTAGAAAGGATCAGAGCTCAAATTATTCATCTAGGTGCGATCAACTTGGCCGCTATCGAAGAATATGAACAACAAAGTGAACGAAAGAACTATTTAGATAGCCAAGATGCGGATCTTACTTCGGCGTTGACCAGTCTGGAAGAGGCGATTCGTAAGATAGATAAGGAAACCAAGAGTCGCTTTAAAGATACCTTCGATAAGGTGAATAAAGACTTGGGTTTGTTGTTTCCTAAAGTTTTTGGCGGCGGCAGTGCCGAGCTGGCGTTGACCCATGATGATCTACTCGAGACCGGAGTGACTATTATGGCCAGACCGCCAGGTAAAAAGAATAGCACGATCCACCTTCTTTCTGGTGGAGAAAAAGCGTTAACCGCATTATCATTGGTGTTTGCGATTTTTAGGCTCAATCCAGCACCATTTTGTATGTTAGATGAGGTTGATGCCCCTCTGGATGACGCCAATGTCGATAGATTCTGTCGATTAGTGAAAGAGATGTCTCAGAGTGTGCAATTTATTTTTATTAGTCATAACAAGATCACCATGGAATTGGCCGATCAACTGATAGGAGTCACTATGCATGAACCCGGAGTTTCACGCATAGTTGCTGTAGATATTGATGAAGCGGTGGCACTGGCCGACGCTGGATAA
- the zipA gene encoding cell division protein ZipA, whose translation MENLQLVLFVLGAIAIIAVLVHGFWSIRKQQPKSLKDSPMSGFYKDQSANRDSQGFDVDGIGEVRVRKSELNLDDEVLTDPLDSDTVKSEPQFNSAAEAQSLSDVEMTIESESDFSLSDQPKQKMNRQRQEPVLSAQVQDSDDLNQMELGLGQEAAPSQSSLFETDSAQPEAEIFVETAAPIYATPVTEPRVQAAPKLQAKTKPQVAEQDILAEPRDVLVLHVVAAEDASLNGTDLLPSLLTLNFKFGDMSIFHRHEDNAGTGKVLFSLANMVKPGIFNPDEMEQFSTEGVVLFMTLPCHGDPLMNFSIMLNSAHQLADDLGGKVLDGGRDTWSETTKQSYLQRIRTQLP comes from the coding sequence ATGGAAAATTTGCAACTTGTATTATTCGTTTTAGGCGCAATAGCTATTATCGCCGTACTTGTGCATGGTTTTTGGTCCATTAGAAAGCAACAACCTAAATCATTGAAAGATAGCCCCATGTCGGGCTTCTACAAAGATCAATCCGCAAATCGGGACTCACAAGGTTTCGATGTCGACGGTATTGGTGAAGTCAGGGTTCGTAAAAGCGAACTGAATTTAGACGATGAAGTCCTTACCGATCCGCTTGATTCCGATACGGTAAAGAGTGAGCCACAATTTAATTCTGCAGCAGAGGCACAGAGCCTGAGTGATGTGGAAATGACAATTGAGAGCGAGAGTGATTTTTCATTGTCAGATCAACCGAAGCAGAAGATGAACCGCCAGAGACAAGAGCCGGTATTATCTGCTCAAGTTCAGGATTCTGACGATCTCAATCAGATGGAACTCGGGCTTGGACAGGAAGCAGCGCCGAGTCAAAGCTCTTTGTTTGAGACGGATAGTGCTCAGCCAGAGGCCGAGATTTTTGTAGAAACAGCAGCCCCTATCTACGCCACACCAGTGACAGAGCCTAGAGTACAGGCCGCGCCAAAACTTCAGGCTAAAACAAAGCCTCAAGTTGCCGAGCAAGATATCTTAGCCGAACCCAGAGATGTATTGGTGCTGCATGTTGTTGCGGCTGAAGATGCGTCATTAAATGGCACCGACTTGTTACCTAGTTTGCTAACGCTTAACTTTAAGTTCGGTGACATGAGCATTTTCCATCGTCATGAAGACAATGCAGGCACAGGTAAGGTGTTGTTCTCGCTGGCGAACATGGTGAAACCTGGTATTTTCAATCCAGATGAAATGGAACAGTTCAGTACAGAAGGTGTGGTGTTATTTATGACATTACCTTGCCATGGTGATCCTCTGATGAACTTCTCGATTATGCTTAATTCTGCGCATCAACTCGCTGATGACTTAGGTGGTAAAGTGCTCGATGGTGGTCGTGATACCTGGAGCGAGACGACTAAACAAAGCTATCTGCAGCGTATTCGAACGCAATTGCCTTAA